One region of Pyramidobacter sp. YE332 genomic DNA includes:
- a CDS encoding bifunctional enoyl-CoA hydratase/phosphate acetyltransferase has protein sequence MEFFAADRRGNDFDFRLSIFCRRVYNQGIKSRWRSFLLWRKSSKEEFFMEQLRSLSALLDYAKQITAAKGPKCIAVAKADDPGLFEAMEDARKAGIARFTLTGERAKIEAAAKAAGADLADYNVIECSASEAEMAIKAVTEVSSGKADIYMKGQLHTANFLRGMLNKEVGLRRGKNTISHCFFHHIKGYDHLFFVTDAAFNMYPDVAQKADIIRNAVQLAHSFGIECPKVACLAAVEEVNPDMPATLDAAALTAMNNRKQIKGCIVDGPFALDNAVSEKSAQIKGIDSPVAGKADILLAPNIEAGNALFKAIVYFSENETAGLIIGAAAPIVLTSRADSPRTKLLSVAAAVVFADSLKK, from the coding sequence ATGGAATTTTTTGCGGCAGACCGTCGAGGGAATGATTTTGACTTTCGCCTTTCAATCTTTTGCCGCCGAGTGTATAATCAAGGCATAAAATCGCGCTGGAGGTCTTTTCTCCTGTGGCGCAAATCATCCAAGGAGGAATTTTTTATGGAACAGCTTCGCAGTCTGAGCGCGCTTCTGGATTACGCCAAGCAGATCACCGCCGCCAAAGGTCCCAAATGCATCGCCGTCGCCAAAGCCGACGATCCCGGCCTGTTCGAGGCCATGGAAGACGCCCGCAAGGCCGGCATCGCCAGGTTCACCCTCACCGGCGAGCGCGCCAAGATCGAGGCCGCCGCAAAGGCCGCCGGCGCCGATCTGGCCGACTACAACGTGATCGAGTGCTCCGCCAGCGAGGCGGAAATGGCGATCAAGGCCGTCACCGAAGTTTCCTCCGGCAAGGCCGACATCTACATGAAGGGGCAGCTGCACACCGCCAACTTCCTGCGCGGCATGCTGAACAAGGAAGTGGGCCTGCGCCGCGGCAAGAACACGATCTCCCACTGCTTCTTCCACCACATCAAGGGCTACGACCATCTGTTCTTCGTCACCGACGCCGCTTTCAACATGTATCCCGACGTGGCCCAGAAGGCCGACATCATCCGCAACGCCGTCCAGCTGGCCCATTCCTTCGGCATCGAGTGCCCCAAGGTCGCCTGTCTGGCCGCGGTCGAGGAAGTCAACCCCGACATGCCCGCCACGCTCGACGCCGCCGCTTTGACGGCCATGAACAACCGCAAGCAGATCAAGGGCTGCATCGTCGACGGCCCCTTCGCCCTCGACAACGCCGTCAGCGAAAAGTCCGCCCAGATCAAGGGCATCGACTCGCCCGTGGCCGGCAAAGCCGACATCCTGCTCGCGCCCAACATCGAGGCCGGCAACGCCCTGTTCAAGGCCATCGTTTATTTCTCCGAGAACGAAACGGCCGGCCTGATCATCGGCGCCGCCGCTCCCATCGTGCTCACCAGCCGCGCCGATTCGCCCCGTACCAAGCTGCTTTCCGTGGCCGCCGCCGTCGTCTTCGCCGACAGCCTCAAAAAGTAA
- a CDS encoding ribonuclease P protein component: MVFPYPASLRLKQGWEYDTLFRTGSRLKGRLVRLLFVKAPDGKTRFAMAVGRKVAKAHLRNRGRRMLKESLRRLHPWMKEGWWFACMLNEQGLRAKADEVYADLGALLKRRGFMKDDWPGAIWYQ; encoded by the coding sequence TTGGTCTTCCCATATCCCGCTTCATTACGGCTTAAACAGGGCTGGGAATACGACACACTATTCCGCACCGGCAGTCGTTTAAAAGGCAGGCTGGTGCGGTTGTTGTTTGTTAAGGCGCCCGACGGCAAAACGCGCTTCGCCATGGCGGTCGGCAGAAAGGTCGCCAAGGCGCACCTGCGCAACCGCGGCCGCCGCATGCTCAAAGAATCGCTGCGCCGTCTCCATCCCTGGATGAAAGAGGGCTGGTGGTTCGCCTGCATGCTGAACGAGCAGGGGCTTCGGGCGAAAGCCGACGAGGTGTATGCCGATCTTGGCGCTTTGTTGAAGCGCAGAGGCTTTATGAAAGATGACTGGCCCGGTGCGATCTGGTATCAGTAG
- the sdaAB gene encoding L-serine ammonia-lyase, iron-sulfur-dependent subunit beta codes for MSLLDIVGPVMIGPSSSHTAGAVRIGMLARRLWGWERPLHAAKLFLRGSFAATYWGHGTDRGLVAGLLRMRPDDLRIPRSFEVARAEGLDFSFDTEEIDGAHPNSVRVVMSDGAEQCEVVGASIGGGAVELRAVDGFPMVVPFDQPALIVMHRDQPGVVSAITGEFFRLGLNVARMEMERRVRGGMAVFVFVLDGAVPADLDERIRTIVPACRRVILLKSAEEGASA; via the coding sequence ATGTCGTTACTGGATATTGTCGGCCCGGTGATGATCGGGCCGTCCTCGAGCCATACCGCCGGCGCCGTCAGGATCGGCATGCTGGCGCGGCGTCTCTGGGGATGGGAGCGTCCGCTGCACGCGGCTAAACTGTTCCTGCGCGGTTCCTTCGCCGCCACTTATTGGGGGCACGGCACCGACCGCGGGCTGGTGGCCGGCCTGCTGCGCATGCGGCCCGACGATCTGCGCATTCCCAGATCGTTTGAGGTCGCCCGCGCGGAAGGGCTGGATTTTTCTTTCGACACGGAAGAGATCGACGGCGCGCATCCCAATTCCGTGCGCGTCGTCATGTCGGACGGCGCGGAACAGTGCGAGGTCGTCGGCGCTTCCATCGGCGGCGGCGCCGTGGAGCTGCGCGCCGTCGACGGTTTCCCCATGGTCGTGCCGTTCGATCAGCCGGCGCTGATCGTCATGCATCGCGACCAGCCGGGCGTCGTCTCTGCCATCACCGGCGAATTTTTCCGCCTGGGGCTGAACGTGGCGCGCATGGAGATGGAACGCCGCGTGCGCGGCGGCATGGCCGTTTTCGTGTTTGTCCTCGACGGCGCCGTTCCCGCCGATCTGGACGAGCGGATCCGGACGATCGTTCCCGCCTGCCGGCGCGTGATCCTGCTGAAAAGCGCCGAGGAAGGAGCGTCCGCATGA
- a CDS encoding R3H domain-containing nucleic acid-binding protein — MEENILKTQDDEVLVLEVSSEDEARDRAASRWNIAREDVLLTVVGEEKKLFGLFGRKLKVEARRPAAPAAGPAKAAEADGGFVVLLERVLKAAGLDLEVNVQSDGSVNLSGPDSRILLAGRQGEGLKALDYIVNLMARNDGPVPHVRIDCEGFRRKREKDLERIAMDAAKEAMKTRRTVYLQPMSSWERRIVHLTLRESANVETHSIGVEPGRKVAVRLISGGRPERRYEDEERRERPDRQRGERSGSRRPRRRRSHRSDASSGGASQASADDNAE; from the coding sequence ATGGAAGAAAACATTCTGAAGACTCAGGACGACGAAGTGCTGGTGCTGGAAGTTTCCTCGGAAGACGAGGCGCGCGACCGCGCCGCGTCTCGTTGGAACATCGCCAGGGAAGATGTGCTCCTCACCGTCGTCGGCGAAGAGAAAAAACTCTTCGGGCTTTTCGGCCGCAAGCTGAAGGTCGAAGCGCGCCGCCCCGCCGCCCCCGCGGCGGGACCGGCGAAAGCGGCCGAAGCGGACGGCGGATTTGTCGTTTTGCTTGAAAGAGTCCTGAAGGCGGCGGGGCTTGACCTCGAAGTCAACGTCCAGTCCGACGGCTCGGTTAACCTCTCCGGCCCCGACAGCCGCATCCTGCTGGCCGGCCGTCAGGGCGAGGGGCTGAAAGCCCTCGATTACATCGTCAACCTGATGGCCCGCAACGACGGCCCCGTGCCTCACGTGCGCATCGACTGCGAAGGGTTCCGTCGCAAGCGCGAGAAGGATCTGGAGCGCATCGCCATGGACGCCGCCAAGGAAGCCATGAAGACGCGGCGCACCGTGTACCTTCAGCCCATGTCCAGCTGGGAGCGCCGCATCGTCCACCTGACCCTGCGCGAAAGCGCCAACGTGGAAACTCATTCCATCGGCGTCGAGCCCGGCCGCAAAGTGGCCGTCCGCCTGATCAGCGGCGGGCGTCCCGAGCGTCGTTACGAGGACGAGGAGCGGCGCGAACGTCCCGACCGCCAGCGCGGTGAGCGCTCCGGCAGCCGCCGGCCCCGTCGCCGCCGCTCTCACCGTTCGGACGCATCGTCGGGCGGAGCGTCTCAGGCGTCCGCGGACGACAACGCAGAGTAA
- the rpmH gene encoding 50S ribosomal protein L34, with protein sequence MKQTFQPHVRSRKRSMGFLARSRSHGGRGVLAARRAKGRKRLAV encoded by the coding sequence ATGAAGCAGACTTTTCAGCCTCACGTCAGATCGCGCAAGAGGAGCATGGGATTCCTCGCCCGTTCCCGGTCCCACGGCGGACGCGGCGTGCTCGCCGCGCGTCGCGCCAAAGGCCGCAAGCGCCTGGCCGTCTGA
- a CDS encoding S9 family peptidase, whose protein sequence is MKFLLLIAALLTLASSAGAAQRPPLIPVEDFFRLPDKARFTIAPDGLHYAWLAPWKGRMNVYVAAVDALSSGEGTRVTSATERDIAGYGWVSNDRLVYMQDKGGDENHHIYSVARDGSDVRDMTPFDGVKSGIVDQLEEDDEHILIEMNKRDRRVFDVYRLNVLTGALELIAENPGTIVGWGTDHDGKLRLATEYVGTTTRLLYRDSEDSPWKTLFETDFRDSVSPQVFTADNKRLYIISDIGRDKGALFEYDPAAGTQKLIYENGEAGVGGIIWSNLHKKLLGATYYTDKLHRVYFDTEAEAFYNALQARFPGLRVGVSDMSRDEKRLFVAVGSDRVPGRLYYYDKDQPGAFTQVTDFYPWLKEEHLAEMKPISYAARDGLTIHGYLTLPVGVEAKNLPAIVVVHGGPEARDTWGYDTEAQLLANRGLAVLQVNYRVSTGYGKAFWEAGFKQWGLKQQDDISDGVAWLIDQGIADPKRIAIYGGSYGGYATLMGLIKTPELYACGVDYVGVSNIFTLFQSIPEYWKPLLEQMYETIGHPEKDKAQFEATSPALHADKIKAPLFVAQGANDPRVVKAQSDAMVEAMRRRGVKVQYMVKDNEGHGFHNEENRFDFYRAMDAFLTEHLGLGRDGE, encoded by the coding sequence TTGAAATTTCTGCTTCTGATCGCCGCTCTGCTGACGCTTGCCTCGAGCGCCGGCGCCGCCCAGCGCCCGCCGCTGATCCCCGTCGAGGATTTTTTCCGCCTGCCGGACAAGGCGCGCTTCACGATCGCGCCGGACGGGCTCCATTACGCCTGGCTGGCCCCTTGGAAAGGCCGCATGAACGTCTACGTCGCCGCCGTCGACGCGCTCAGCTCGGGCGAAGGCACGCGCGTCACCTCCGCCACCGAGCGCGACATCGCCGGCTACGGCTGGGTCAGCAACGACCGCCTCGTCTACATGCAGGACAAGGGCGGCGACGAGAACCACCACATTTACTCCGTCGCCAGGGACGGCTCCGACGTCAGGGACATGACGCCGTTCGACGGCGTCAAAAGCGGCATCGTCGACCAGCTCGAGGAGGACGACGAGCACATCCTCATCGAGATGAACAAACGCGACCGCCGCGTCTTCGACGTCTACCGCCTGAACGTGCTCACCGGCGCGCTCGAACTGATCGCCGAAAATCCCGGCACGATCGTGGGCTGGGGCACCGACCACGACGGCAAACTGCGCCTCGCCACCGAATACGTGGGCACCACGACGCGACTGCTTTATCGCGACAGCGAGGATTCGCCGTGGAAAACGCTGTTCGAGACCGATTTTCGCGACAGCGTCTCGCCCCAGGTCTTCACGGCCGACAACAAACGCCTCTACATCATTTCCGACATCGGCCGCGACAAGGGCGCGCTGTTCGAGTACGATCCCGCCGCCGGCACGCAGAAACTGATCTACGAAAACGGCGAAGCCGGCGTCGGCGGCATCATCTGGTCCAACCTGCACAAAAAACTGCTCGGAGCCACCTACTACACCGACAAGCTGCACCGCGTCTACTTCGACACGGAAGCCGAGGCCTTTTACAACGCGCTTCAGGCGCGGTTCCCCGGCCTGCGCGTCGGCGTCAGCGACATGTCGAGAGACGAAAAACGCCTGTTCGTCGCCGTCGGTTCGGACCGCGTGCCCGGACGGCTGTATTACTACGACAAGGACCAGCCCGGCGCCTTTACGCAGGTCACCGATTTCTACCCGTGGCTCAAGGAAGAACATCTCGCCGAGATGAAACCGATCAGCTACGCCGCCCGCGACGGCCTGACCATCCACGGTTACCTGACGCTGCCCGTCGGCGTGGAAGCGAAAAATCTGCCCGCGATCGTCGTCGTCCACGGCGGCCCCGAAGCCCGCGACACCTGGGGCTACGACACCGAAGCCCAGCTCCTCGCCAACCGCGGCCTGGCCGTGCTGCAGGTCAATTACCGCGTTTCCACCGGCTACGGCAAAGCCTTCTGGGAAGCCGGCTTCAAACAGTGGGGACTGAAACAGCAGGACGACATCAGCGACGGCGTCGCATGGCTGATCGATCAGGGCATCGCCGATCCCAAGCGCATCGCCATTTACGGCGGCTCCTACGGCGGCTACGCGACGCTGATGGGGCTGATCAAGACGCCGGAACTCTACGCCTGCGGCGTCGATTACGTGGGCGTCAGCAACATCTTCACGCTTTTCCAGTCCATCCCCGAATACTGGAAGCCGCTGCTCGAACAGATGTACGAAACCATCGGCCATCCCGAAAAGGACAAAGCCCAGTTCGAAGCCACCTCGCCCGCGCTCCACGCCGACAAAATCAAAGCGCCGCTGTTCGTCGCCCAGGGCGCCAACGATCCCCGCGTCGTCAAGGCGCAGTCCGACGCCATGGTCGAGGCCATGCGCCGCCGCGGCGTGAAAGTGCAGTACATGGTCAAGGACAACGAAGGCCACGGCTTCCACAACGAGGAAAACCGCTTCGACTTCTACCGCGCCATGGACGCGTTCCTCACCGAGCATCTGGGACTCGGCCGCGACGGCGAATAA
- the yidD gene encoding membrane protein insertion efficiency factor YidD, which produces MTGPVRSGISRFFVWLLVLPIRGYKRWISPLLGHHCRFYPSCSSYAVEALKVHGPVKGLALAVWRLLRCGPWSEGGFDPVPPARKKSSRFFPWFTNLLRR; this is translated from the coding sequence ATGACTGGCCCGGTGCGATCTGGTATCAGTAGGTTCTTCGTCTGGCTCCTGGTGCTGCCGATCCGCGGCTACAAGCGCTGGATCTCGCCGCTGCTGGGCCATCACTGCCGTTTTTATCCCAGCTGTTCAAGTTACGCCGTCGAGGCGCTGAAAGTCCACGGTCCCGTGAAAGGGCTGGCGCTCGCCGTCTGGCGGCTGCTCCGCTGCGGCCCCTGGAGCGAGGGCGGTTTCGATCCGGTGCCGCCGGCGCGGAAAAAAAGCTCCAGGTTCTTTCCGTGGTTCACAAATTTACTGAGAAGGTGA
- a CDS encoding ATP-dependent DNA helicase translates to MEDFFGPEGILNAHLPNFEYRRQQRELAEKIENFLQSDRRLLAAEAPTGVGKTYAMLVPAMRWAVANNSTVLVLTSGITLQEQLIYKDIPALLDVLGLDLPYGLLKGRGNYACIRKAREIGAEGFLDFGGDKGQASRDISGWLYATETGDLSELSLGDTHPARERIASSYLTCLGPYCPHHERCFYNKVMRSLSHWRVIVANYHVYFSYVLGQRKPFPAPFGLLICDEAHKMEDAARAVTQVGVDVRDWQRLLRRAPRLDKVEASLLRSVDCPADRFAEEVADLSRVSESVFDQLAARLPDGKSFTAYPPELKNDTAELLVKCDRIIGHLDELQEAAAGGGRDANALQDDGRIAVWNGELTAFRDSLRWCCDTQNYPEWAYWREGGSLKSSCVNGSDLIPPAFDDDEIKVIALSATMTVDRSFEYWANETGLAPDETAVLDSPFDLPSLMEIDVVDLGLQVMSPGYADAVARVCRKYARENGGATLVLLSSRRLLTAVSAYLKMNAEKDRLNILVQGDLPRTELLELFKENERSVLVGMASFREGIDVPGEALTQVIIDRIPFPHPDDPVGEARAKLEGRENFVKVVLPGAKMQLRQAAGRLIRTGADRGRVVILDGRIVTRPDWKILNSLPAVPVKKYRLVGARK, encoded by the coding sequence ATGGAAGATTTTTTCGGTCCCGAAGGGATTCTCAACGCGCACCTTCCGAATTTCGAATATCGCCGGCAGCAGCGCGAACTGGCTGAAAAAATAGAGAATTTTTTGCAGTCGGACCGGCGTCTTCTGGCGGCGGAAGCGCCCACGGGCGTCGGCAAAACCTATGCGATGCTGGTCCCCGCCATGCGGTGGGCCGTGGCGAACAACAGCACCGTGCTGGTGCTCACGTCGGGCATCACGCTGCAGGAACAGCTGATCTACAAGGACATTCCCGCGCTGCTGGACGTGCTGGGGCTCGACCTGCCCTACGGACTGCTCAAAGGCCGCGGCAACTACGCCTGCATCCGCAAGGCCCGCGAGATCGGCGCGGAAGGTTTTCTCGACTTCGGCGGCGATAAGGGGCAGGCTTCGCGCGACATCAGCGGCTGGCTTTACGCCACCGAAACGGGCGACCTGAGCGAGCTGAGCCTGGGCGACACCCATCCGGCCCGCGAGCGCATCGCCTCGTCCTATCTGACCTGTCTCGGTCCTTATTGCCCGCATCACGAGCGCTGTTTCTACAACAAGGTGATGCGCAGCCTGTCGCATTGGCGCGTCATCGTCGCCAACTATCACGTCTATTTCTCCTACGTGCTGGGGCAGCGCAAGCCCTTTCCGGCTCCTTTCGGACTGCTGATCTGCGACGAGGCGCACAAGATGGAGGACGCGGCCCGCGCGGTCACGCAGGTGGGCGTCGACGTGCGCGACTGGCAGCGCCTTTTGCGGCGCGCGCCCCGCCTCGACAAGGTGGAGGCGTCTTTGCTGCGCAGCGTGGACTGCCCGGCCGATCGTTTCGCCGAGGAAGTGGCCGATCTGAGCCGGGTCTCCGAGAGCGTTTTCGATCAGCTCGCCGCGCGGCTGCCCGACGGGAAAAGTTTCACGGCCTATCCGCCGGAGCTGAAAAACGACACGGCCGAGCTGCTGGTCAAATGCGACCGGATCATCGGCCATCTGGACGAACTCCAGGAAGCGGCCGCAGGCGGCGGGCGCGACGCGAACGCTCTGCAGGACGACGGCAGGATCGCCGTCTGGAACGGCGAACTGACGGCGTTCCGCGACTCGCTGCGCTGGTGCTGCGACACGCAGAACTATCCCGAATGGGCCTATTGGCGCGAGGGCGGCAGCCTGAAGAGCTCCTGCGTGAACGGCAGCGACCTGATCCCGCCGGCCTTCGACGACGACGAGATCAAAGTCATCGCCCTGTCGGCGACGATGACGGTGGATCGTTCTTTCGAATACTGGGCCAATGAAACGGGACTGGCCCCCGACGAGACGGCGGTGCTCGATTCGCCGTTCGATCTGCCTTCGCTGATGGAGATCGACGTCGTCGATCTGGGGCTGCAGGTGATGTCGCCGGGCTACGCCGACGCGGTGGCGCGGGTGTGCCGCAAGTACGCGCGCGAAAACGGCGGCGCGACGCTGGTCCTGCTCTCGTCGCGGCGGCTGCTGACGGCCGTTTCCGCGTATCTGAAGATGAACGCTGAAAAGGACCGGCTGAACATCCTCGTGCAGGGCGACCTGCCGCGCACGGAGCTGCTGGAACTGTTCAAGGAAAACGAGCGCAGCGTGCTGGTGGGCATGGCGTCGTTCCGCGAGGGCATCGACGTGCCCGGCGAGGCGCTCACGCAGGTGATCATCGACCGCATCCCCTTTCCCCATCCCGACGATCCCGTCGGCGAGGCGCGCGCCAAGCTGGAAGGCCGCGAAAATTTCGTCAAGGTGGTGCTGCCCGGCGCCAAAATGCAGCTGCGCCAGGCGGCGGGACGGCTGATCCGCACCGGCGCCGACCGGGGGCGCGTGGTGATCCTCGACGGGCGCATCGTGACCCGCCCCGACTGGAAAATCCTGAACAGTCTGCCGGCGGTCCCCGTGAAAAAATACCGCCTGGTCGGCGCTCGTAAATGA
- the rpsT gene encoding 30S ribosomal protein S20 yields MPNKKSAIKRVRTSERNRLYNRYWKSRCKTAMKKVLATVQNGDAEAAVLQLNAAQSVFDKAVVKGVLHRNTAARRKALMTAKVKSLSAEKPAE; encoded by the coding sequence ATGCCCAATAAGAAGTCCGCTATCAAGCGCGTCCGCACTTCTGAGAGAAACCGTCTTTACAACCGCTACTGGAAGAGCCGCTGCAAGACCGCCATGAAAAAGGTCCTCGCCACCGTCCAGAACGGCGATGCCGAAGCCGCCGTGCTCCAGCTTAACGCGGCCCAGTCCGTGTTCGACAAAGCCGTTGTCAAAGGCGTGCTCCATCGCAATACAGCCGCCCGCAGAAAGGCCCTGATGACTGCGAAGGTCAAGTCCCTCTCCGCCGAAAAGCCCGCCGAATAA
- a CDS encoding YidC/Oxa1 family membrane protein insertase, with amino-acid sequence MWKALSDYLFQFLNFLYSMTGNWGWAIVALTVIVRLALHPLNAKQMRSMQQMQRLQPRLKVLQEKYANDRDTLSRETMALYKENKVNPASGCLPLIIQLPILILLFNVLRDASAQFGESTFCGVPLAGTVLSSIAKAVGFSGDPLTAGFMDTCRAVGTNPAGLSAVGVWLPITFLLLFIVFLTWYQQKLSAQGNPQMATMNVVMPIFMGFICLSMPGGLLLYWMLSSLFAVIQQWFTVRKVAKEEKPVLFKDKPREGEAPAQKAVFTRRPVKENRPAPRRELGEIPSAAVQSGEAYDDFSDFIPKRRK; translated from the coding sequence TTGTGGAAAGCTCTGAGTGATTATCTCTTTCAGTTTTTGAACTTCCTTTACAGCATGACCGGCAACTGGGGCTGGGCTATCGTCGCCCTGACGGTGATCGTCCGCCTGGCGCTGCATCCGCTGAACGCCAAGCAGATGCGCAGCATGCAGCAGATGCAGCGTCTTCAGCCTCGTCTCAAGGTGCTTCAGGAAAAATACGCCAATGACCGCGATACCCTCAGCCGCGAAACGATGGCGCTCTACAAGGAGAACAAGGTCAATCCGGCTTCGGGCTGTCTGCCGCTGATCATCCAGCTGCCGATCCTGATCCTGCTGTTCAACGTGCTGCGCGACGCCAGCGCCCAGTTCGGCGAGTCCACTTTCTGCGGCGTGCCTCTGGCCGGCACGGTGCTCTCCTCGATTGCCAAGGCGGTCGGTTTCAGCGGCGATCCTCTGACGGCCGGCTTCATGGACACGTGCCGCGCCGTCGGCACCAATCCCGCAGGACTTTCCGCCGTCGGCGTCTGGCTGCCGATCACGTTCCTGTTGCTGTTCATCGTCTTTTTGACCTGGTATCAGCAGAAGCTCAGCGCGCAGGGCAATCCGCAGATGGCGACGATGAACGTCGTCATGCCCATCTTTATGGGGTTCATCTGCCTTTCCATGCCCGGCGGGCTGCTCCTTTACTGGATGCTGTCCTCGCTGTTCGCCGTGATCCAGCAGTGGTTCACGGTGCGCAAGGTGGCCAAAGAGGAGAAGCCCGTCCTGTTCAAGGACAAGCCCCGCGAGGGCGAAGCGCCCGCTCAGAAAGCCGTCTTTACGCGCCGTCCCGTCAAAGAGAACCGCCCGGCTCCCCGGCGCGAGCTCGGGGAAATCCCCTCCGCTGCCGTGCAGAGCGGTGAAGCTTACGATGATTTCAGCGACTTCATCCCCAAACGGCGTAAGTAA
- a CDS encoding aminotransferase class I/II-fold pyridoxal phosphate-dependent enzyme: protein MIRFNCDYSEGCHPSLLEALVRTNMEQTPGYGEDAHCERAAALIRAACAAPEAGVHFLVGGTQANFVMIAAALRPHQAAVCADTGHINVHESGAVEATGHKVIAVPGTDGKISAAQVRAVVENHWDDATHEHMAQPKLVYVSNPTELGTIYSLAELTALHDLCREKNLFLYMDGARLGYGLAAAGNDLTLADVARLTDAFYIGGTKVGALFGEALVIANEALKEDFRYIEKQRGAMLAKGRLLGVQFETLFTDDLYLKISRHAVDMAMLIRDACRAKDWEFLMESPTNQQFPIVPVEALKKLGEKYAYSPWAKIDERREAVRFCTSWATREEDVRALAADIAGS from the coding sequence ATGATCCGTTTCAACTGCGATTACAGCGAGGGCTGCCATCCTTCTCTTCTCGAAGCCCTGGTCCGCACCAACATGGAGCAGACGCCCGGTTACGGCGAGGACGCGCACTGCGAACGCGCCGCCGCGCTGATCCGAGCCGCCTGCGCCGCGCCGGAGGCGGGCGTGCATTTCCTCGTCGGCGGCACGCAGGCCAACTTCGTCATGATCGCCGCGGCGCTGCGCCCGCACCAGGCCGCCGTCTGCGCCGACACCGGGCACATCAACGTGCACGAAAGCGGTGCCGTGGAGGCGACCGGGCACAAGGTGATCGCCGTGCCCGGGACGGACGGCAAGATCTCGGCCGCCCAGGTGCGCGCCGTCGTCGAAAACCATTGGGACGACGCCACCCACGAGCACATGGCCCAGCCCAAGCTGGTCTACGTCTCCAACCCGACCGAGCTGGGCACGATCTACAGCCTGGCCGAGCTGACGGCGCTGCACGATCTGTGCCGCGAAAAGAATCTTTTCCTTTACATGGACGGCGCGCGCCTGGGCTACGGTCTGGCGGCCGCGGGCAACGACCTGACGCTGGCCGACGTCGCCCGCCTGACCGACGCCTTTTACATCGGCGGCACCAAAGTCGGCGCGCTGTTCGGCGAGGCGCTGGTCATCGCCAACGAGGCGCTGAAGGAAGACTTCCGTTATATTGAAAAGCAGCGCGGCGCCATGCTTGCCAAGGGACGCCTGCTGGGCGTGCAGTTCGAAACGCTCTTTACGGACGATCTGTACCTGAAAATTTCCCGCCACGCCGTGGATATGGCCATGCTGATCCGCGACGCCTGCCGCGCCAAGGACTGGGAATTTTTGATGGAGTCGCCGACGAACCAGCAGTTCCCGATCGTTCCCGTCGAAGCGCTGAAAAAACTCGGCGAGAAGTACGCTTATTCGCCGTGGGCGAAAATCGACGAACGCCGCGAGGCCGTGCGCTTCTGCACCAGCTGGGCGACCAGGGAAGAAGACGTTCGCGCGCTCGCCGCCGACATCGCCGGATCGTAG
- a CDS encoding IS30 family transposase, whose product MCPDFKEEVCPQLSVPPYVCNGCPNRHRCTLKKRIYSAKSANDSYEKTLHEAREGFNISDAELADIDSFFSPLIKQGQSLYHIIRNNRDTVPCSESTARRLLLSGILEARKIDLPRAVRFKKRKGKRNNMKVDKKCREGRTYNDFLSFSEKHPDMLITEIDSVVGTTGGKVLLTVILRNCNFMLAFLRDKNTAQSVEQIFTMLFTLLGRKRYKSMFQVLLADNGTEFSNPTAIEKGPDGERKSYMFYCNPQAPQEKTKVENNHTLIRRILPKGTTFDNLSQTDINLMMSHINSYGRKKFNGKSPAEIFINLYGEDVLHLLGLELIPPQDICLKRTLLAGK is encoded by the coding sequence ATGTGTCCTGACTTTAAGGAGGAGGTCTGCCCGCAGCTTTCGGTTCCTCCGTATGTCTGTAACGGCTGCCCCAACCGTCACCGCTGCACTTTAAAAAAACGGATCTATTCTGCTAAATCTGCAAATGACTCTTACGAGAAAACTTTGCATGAGGCTCGTGAAGGCTTCAATATCTCCGATGCCGAGCTTGCAGATATTGATTCTTTTTTCTCTCCTCTCATCAAACAGGGGCAGTCTCTCTATCATATTATCCGTAATAATCGAGATACTGTTCCCTGTTCTGAAAGTACCGCCAGACGGCTCCTGCTTTCGGGTATTTTAGAGGCACGGAAAATAGACTTGCCCCGAGCTGTCCGTTTTAAGAAGAGAAAGGGAAAAAGAAATAACATGAAGGTGGATAAAAAATGTCGTGAAGGCCGTACCTACAATGATTTTCTCTCTTTTTCGGAGAAACATCCGGACATGCTTATTACCGAAATCGACAGTGTCGTTGGCACCACAGGAGGAAAAGTTCTTCTGACTGTCATCTTAAGAAACTGCAACTTTATGCTGGCTTTTTTGAGAGATAAAAATACTGCTCAATCTGTTGAGCAGATTTTTACAATGCTCTTCACTCTTCTGGGCAGGAAACGCTATAAGTCCATGTTTCAGGTCCTTCTTGCTGACAACGGTACAGAGTTTTCCAATCCGACGGCTATCGAAAAAGGTCCGGACGGAGAAAGAAAATCATATATGTTCTATTGCAATCCACAAGCACCGCAGGAAAAAACGAAGGTTGAAAATAATCATACTCTCATTCGAAGGATCCTTCCCAAGGGAACAACTTTCGACAATTTATCCCAAACTGATATCAACCTGATGATGTCTCATATAAACTCATACGGGAGGAAAAAATTTAACGGAAAATCTCCTGCAGAGATCTTTATCAACCTGTATGGCGAGGATGTATTGCATTTACTCGGACTCGAACTTATTCCGCCACAGGATATCTGTTTAAAGCGGACTCTTCTCGCCGGTAAATAA